In Paenibacillus phoenicis, one genomic interval encodes:
- the rplA gene encoding 50S ribosomal protein L1, with the protein MAKHGKKYLEAAKLIDSEATYEPLEAVELVKKAATAKFDETVEAAVRLGVDPRKQDQAVRGVVVLPHGTGKTQRVLVFAKGDKAKEAEAAGADFVGDQDMINKIQQGWFEFDVCVATPDMMSEVGKLGRLLGGKGLMPNPKAGTVTFDVAKAVQEIKAGKIEYRLDKAGQIHAPIGKVSFTAEQLNENLKALIDALNRAKPAAAKGVYLKNIAISSTMGPSARVNTAAYR; encoded by the coding sequence ATGGCTAAACACGGTAAGAAATACCTGGAAGCCGCTAAGCTGATTGACAGCGAAGCGACGTATGAGCCTTTGGAAGCCGTTGAACTGGTGAAGAAGGCAGCGACTGCAAAATTCGACGAAACCGTTGAAGCTGCAGTTCGTTTGGGCGTAGACCCTCGTAAACAAGACCAAGCCGTTCGTGGTGTCGTTGTTCTGCCGCATGGCACGGGCAAAACCCAACGCGTATTGGTATTCGCCAAAGGCGACAAAGCGAAGGAAGCAGAAGCAGCCGGAGCAGATTTCGTCGGCGATCAAGACATGATCAACAAAATCCAACAAGGCTGGTTCGAGTTCGATGTCTGCGTAGCTACACCGGACATGATGAGCGAAGTTGGTAAACTCGGCCGTCTGCTCGGTGGTAAAGGCCTTATGCCTAACCCGAAAGCAGGCACAGTTACGTTTGACGTAGCGAAAGCCGTTCAAGAAATCAAAGCCGGTAAAATCGAGTACCGTCTGGACAAAGCGGGTCAAATTCATGCGCCAATCGGTAAAGTATCCTTTACTGCCGAACAATTGAATGAGAACCTCAAGGCTCTCATCGACGCATTGAACCGGGCTAAACCGGCCGCTGCGAAGGGCGTTTACTTGAAGAATATCGCGATTTCTTCGACCATGGGCCCAAGCGCTCGCGTAAATACAGCTGCTTACAGATAA
- the rpmG gene encoding 50S ribosomal protein L33 — translation MRVIITLACTNCKQRNYTTTKNKRNHPDRMEMKKYCKFCNEQVPHRETR, via the coding sequence ATGCGGGTAATAATTACGTTGGCTTGTACGAATTGCAAACAAAGAAACTACACGACAACGAAAAACAAGCGTAACCACCCCGACCGCATGGAGATGAAGAAATATTGCAAGTTCTGCAACGAGCAAGTTCCTCATCGCGAAACCAGATAG
- the rplK gene encoding 50S ribosomal protein L11, which yields MAKKVIKVVKLQIPAGKANPAPPVGPALGQAGVNIMAFCKEFNARTADQAGLIIPVEISVFEDRSFTFITKTPPAAVLLRVAAKIEKGSGEPNKKKVATVKRDTVRQIAEQKMPDLNAASVEAAMRMVEGTARSMGIAIQD from the coding sequence ATGGCGAAAAAAGTTATCAAAGTGGTAAAACTGCAAATTCCTGCGGGGAAAGCGAACCCTGCACCTCCGGTAGGTCCGGCGCTGGGTCAAGCAGGTGTCAACATCATGGCATTCTGTAAGGAATTCAACGCACGTACTGCCGATCAAGCAGGTTTGATCATTCCGGTTGAAATTTCGGTGTTTGAAGACCGCTCTTTTACATTCATCACCAAAACTCCACCGGCGGCCGTTCTGCTTCGTGTTGCAGCGAAGATCGAGAAAGGTTCTGGCGAACCGAACAAGAAGAAAGTGGCTACCGTGAAACGCGACACCGTTCGTCAAATCGCGGAGCAAAAAATGCCTGATCTTAACGCAGCATCCGTTGAAGCGGCTATGCGTATGGTTGAAGGTACTGCCCGCAGCATGGGCATCGCGATCCAAGACTAA
- the rpoB gene encoding DNA-directed RNA polymerase subunit beta: MAGHLVQYGRRTRRSYARINEILEVPNLIEIQQKSYEWFLEEGLREMFQDISPIQDFTGNLVLEFIDYSLGEPKYTVDDAKERDVTYAAPLRVKVRLINKETGEVKEQEVFMGDFPLMTETGTFIINGAERVIVSQLVRSPSVYFSTKVDKNGKKMYTATVIPNRGAWLELETDAKDIIYVRIDRTRKIPVTVLLRALGFGTDAEILDLLGNDEYIRNTLDKDNTDSTEKALIEIYERLRPGEPPTLENAKSLLVARFFDPKRYDLANVGRYKINKKLHIKNRLFNQRLAETLIDTTTGEIIAEAGQMVDRRLLDEILPYLENGVGFKNYHVAGGVLDVDDVPLQTIDVFSPIEDGKVVKVIANRNIDKSVKHITPADIISSISYFINLLHGIGSTDDIDHLGNRRLRSVGELLQNQFRIGLSRMERVVRERMSIQDANVITPQALINIRPVIASIKEFFGSSQLSQFMDQTNPLAELTHKRRLSALGPGGLTRERAGMEVRDVHPSHYGRMCPIETPEGPNIGLINSLSTYARINEYGFIEAPYRWVDPKTGTVTDQVAYLTADEEDNYVIAQANAKLTPDNKFEDEFVIVRYNKQSDNILTMPSSRVDYMDISPKQVVSVATALIPFLENDDSNRALMGSNMQRQAVPLLVPKAPLVGTGMEHKAAKDSGVCIVSKYDGIIERSEANQIWLRRIEVVDGKEVKGDLVKYKLHKFMRSNQGTCINQRPIVKRGDIVKKGDILADGPSTELGELALGRNVVVAFMTWEGYNYEDAILLSEKLVKEDVYTSIHIEEYESEARDTKLGPEEITRDIPNVGEEALRNLDERGIIRVGAEIAAGDILVGKVTPKGVTELTAEERLLHAIFGEKAREVRDTSLRVPHGTDGIVVDVKVFTRENGDELPPGVNQLVRVYIAQKRKISEGDKMAGRHGNKGVVARILPEEDMPFMPDGTPVQVVLNPLGVPSRMNIGQVLEIHLGMAALQMGIHVATPVFDGANEEDVFDTMEEAGMQRNGKTILYDGRTGEPFEREVTVGVMHMIKLAHMVDDKIHARSTGPYSLVTQQPLGGKAQFGGQRFGEMEVWALEAYGAAYTLQEILTVKSDDVVGRVKTYESIVKGENVPEPGVPESFKVLIKELQSLGMDVKILTENEEEIEMKEIDDEDDASSDKLSLNLEGAEVGVE, translated from the coding sequence TTGGCAGGACATCTTGTTCAATATGGTCGACGCACTCGGCGTAGTTATGCGCGAATTAACGAGATACTCGAAGTACCGAACCTGATCGAAATCCAACAGAAATCCTATGAGTGGTTCTTGGAAGAAGGTCTTCGGGAAATGTTCCAAGATATCTCGCCAATTCAGGATTTCACCGGAAATCTGGTGTTGGAGTTTATCGATTACAGCCTGGGCGAACCGAAGTATACGGTGGATGACGCGAAAGAACGCGACGTTACCTATGCGGCGCCGCTTCGGGTAAAAGTCCGGCTCATTAATAAGGAAACCGGCGAAGTCAAAGAGCAGGAAGTGTTCATGGGAGATTTCCCGCTGATGACCGAAACCGGTACGTTTATTATTAACGGTGCGGAACGGGTTATTGTCAGCCAGTTGGTTCGCTCTCCTAGCGTCTATTTCAGTACGAAAGTGGATAAGAACGGTAAGAAAATGTACACCGCAACCGTTATCCCTAACCGCGGCGCTTGGCTCGAGTTGGAGACGGATGCGAAAGATATTATCTACGTGCGGATCGACCGCACCCGCAAAATTCCGGTAACCGTGTTGCTGCGTGCGCTTGGCTTCGGAACCGATGCGGAAATTTTGGATTTGCTCGGCAACGACGAGTATATCCGCAATACGCTGGATAAAGACAATACGGATTCGACAGAGAAAGCCTTGATCGAGATCTATGAACGTTTGCGTCCGGGTGAACCGCCGACGCTTGAGAATGCGAAGAGCTTGCTGGTAGCGCGCTTCTTCGATCCAAAACGTTACGATCTGGCGAATGTCGGTCGTTATAAAATCAATAAAAAGCTGCACATCAAGAATCGCTTATTCAACCAACGTCTTGCTGAGACGCTGATTGATACGACGACGGGTGAAATTATCGCCGAAGCCGGTCAAATGGTTGACCGCCGCTTGCTGGATGAAATTTTACCGTACCTTGAGAACGGCGTTGGCTTCAAGAACTACCATGTTGCCGGCGGCGTCCTTGACGTAGATGATGTGCCGCTGCAAACTATCGACGTATTCTCCCCGATTGAAGACGGTAAAGTGGTTAAGGTAATCGCGAACCGCAATATCGATAAATCGGTGAAGCATATTACACCTGCTGATATTATTTCTTCGATCAGCTATTTTATCAATCTGCTGCACGGCATCGGCAGCACGGACGATATCGACCATCTGGGTAACCGTCGTCTGCGCTCCGTTGGTGAGCTTCTGCAGAACCAATTCCGCATCGGCTTGTCCCGGATGGAACGTGTCGTGCGCGAAAGAATGTCGATTCAGGATGCGAACGTGATTACGCCGCAGGCGCTCATAAATATCCGTCCTGTCATCGCGTCGATCAAAGAGTTCTTCGGCAGCTCGCAGCTGTCTCAGTTTATGGACCAAACGAACCCGCTCGCTGAACTGACGCACAAACGCCGTTTGTCTGCGCTCGGTCCAGGCGGTTTGACTCGGGAACGTGCCGGCATGGAAGTGCGTGACGTTCACCCGTCCCACTATGGCCGGATGTGTCCGATCGAAACGCCGGAAGGTCCGAACATCGGTTTGATCAACTCCCTGTCTACTTATGCGCGAATCAATGAGTATGGCTTCATCGAAGCGCCGTATCGATGGGTTGATCCGAAGACGGGAACCGTTACGGATCAAGTGGCCTACCTGACGGCCGACGAAGAAGACAACTATGTCATTGCGCAAGCGAACGCGAAGCTGACGCCAGACAACAAGTTCGAAGACGAGTTCGTCATCGTTCGTTACAACAAGCAATCGGATAACATCTTGACGATGCCAAGCAGCCGCGTAGACTACATGGATATTTCGCCGAAACAGGTTGTATCCGTCGCTACAGCGCTGATTCCATTCTTGGAGAACGACGACTCTAACCGTGCGCTCATGGGTTCGAACATGCAGCGTCAAGCGGTGCCGTTGCTTGTTCCTAAAGCTCCGCTTGTTGGTACGGGGATGGAACACAAGGCTGCGAAAGACTCCGGCGTCTGCATCGTGTCGAAATATGACGGGATCATCGAACGGTCGGAAGCGAACCAAATTTGGCTTCGCCGTATCGAAGTCGTAGACGGGAAAGAAGTCAAAGGCGACCTTGTGAAATATAAGTTGCACAAATTTATGCGTTCTAACCAAGGAACCTGTATTAACCAACGTCCGATCGTCAAACGGGGCGACATTGTTAAGAAGGGTGACATCCTGGCGGACGGTCCATCGACGGAACTGGGCGAATTGGCACTGGGCCGCAACGTGGTCGTTGCCTTTATGACTTGGGAAGGTTACAACTACGAGGATGCGATCCTGCTGAGCGAGAAGCTGGTGAAGGAAGACGTATATACTTCGATCCATATCGAGGAATACGAATCCGAAGCCCGCGACACGAAGCTGGGACCGGAAGAAATTACTCGCGACATCCCGAACGTCGGCGAAGAAGCGCTGCGTAATCTGGATGAACGCGGTATTATCCGCGTTGGTGCGGAAATTGCTGCCGGCGACATCCTGGTTGGTAAAGTAACGCCTAAAGGCGTAACGGAACTGACGGCAGAAGAACGCTTGCTGCACGCCATCTTTGGTGAGAAAGCTCGCGAAGTTCGTGATACTTCCCTGCGTGTACCTCACGGTACCGACGGGATTGTTGTTGACGTGAAGGTGTTTACCCGCGAGAACGGCGACGAATTGCCGCCAGGCGTTAATCAGCTCGTTCGGGTGTACATTGCGCAGAAACGGAAAATCTCCGAAGGCGATAAGATGGCCGGACGCCATGGTAACAAAGGGGTCGTGGCTCGGATTTTGCCGGAAGAAGATATGCCATTTATGCCAGACGGAACGCCGGTACAGGTTGTCCTGAATCCACTGGGCGTACCTTCGCGGATGAACATCGGGCAGGTGCTGGAGATTCACTTGGGTATGGCCGCCCTGCAGATGGGGATTCACGTGGCAACGCCAGTATTCGACGGCGCCAATGAAGAAGACGTATTCGATACGATGGAAGAAGCCGGCATGCAGCGGAACGGTAAAACGATCCTGTACGATGGCCGCACAGGTGAACCGTTTGAACGTGAAGTTACCGTTGGTGTCATGCACATGATCAAGCTGGCGCACATGGTTGACGATAAGATCCATGCTCGCTCGACAGGTCCTTACTCGCTCGTTACGCAGCAGCCGCTGGGTGGTAAAGCTCAGTTCGGCGGTCAGCGTTTCGGGGAGATGGAAGTATGGGCGCTCGAAGCTTACGGTGCTGCTTATACGCTGCAAGAGATTCTTACCGTCAAATCGGATGACGTGGTGGGTCGGGTGAAAACCTACGAATCCATCGTTAAAGGGGAAAACGTGCCTGAACCGGGCGTGCCTGAATCGTTTAAGGTCTTGATCAAAGAGCTGCAAAGCTTGGGTATGGACGTCAAGATCCTGACCGAAAACGAAGAAGAGATCGAGATGAAAGAGATCGACGACGAGGACGATGCGTCGAGCGACAAGCTCAGTCTCAATCTGGAAGGCGCGGAAGTCGGCGTAGAATAG
- the rplJ gene encoding 50S ribosomal protein L10, producing the protein MANAKVIQAKQEAVEAVTSKLRESATTVVADYRGLNVAQVTELRKQLREAGVEFQVLKNTLIRRATAAAELTELDEVLTGPTAIAFSKEDAVAPAKILSEFAKKNDALKVKGGVVEGRVVGVDQIKALADLPSREGLLSMLLSVLQAPVRNFALAVKAVAEKEEASA; encoded by the coding sequence TTGGCAAACGCAAAAGTCATTCAAGCAAAACAAGAAGCCGTTGAAGCTGTAACGTCCAAATTGCGCGAAAGCGCAACGACCGTCGTTGCGGATTATCGCGGATTGAATGTTGCTCAAGTTACCGAACTCCGCAAACAGCTTCGTGAAGCTGGCGTGGAATTCCAAGTGCTGAAGAACACGCTCATTCGCCGCGCTACGGCTGCTGCGGAATTGACCGAGCTGGACGAAGTGTTGACCGGTCCTACGGCCATCGCGTTCAGTAAGGAAGATGCAGTAGCTCCAGCGAAAATCTTGAGCGAATTCGCCAAGAAGAACGATGCTCTGAAAGTTAAAGGTGGCGTGGTTGAAGGCCGTGTTGTTGGCGTCGACCAAATCAAAGCGCTCGCGGATCTTCCTTCCCGCGAAGGTCTGCTTTCGATGCTCCTCAGCGTACTTCAAGCACCTGTTCGCAACTTCGCACTGGCTGTCAAAGCCGTTGCCGAGAAAGAAGAAGCAAGCGCGTAA
- the nusG gene encoding transcription termination/antitermination protein NusG: MEKRWYVVHTYSGYENKVKANLEKRVESMGMEDKIFRVLVPMEEEVVNKDGKKKTVMRKVYPGYVLVEMIQTDDSWYVVRNTPGVTGFVGSTGSGSKPTPLLPEEVDQILAHMGMEEPKPVIEFELKENVRIKVGPFANFVGSIEEILTDKSKVKVHVNMFGRETPLELDYSQVEKI; this comes from the coding sequence ATGGAAAAAAGATGGTACGTCGTTCATACCTATTCCGGGTATGAGAACAAAGTCAAAGCCAATTTGGAAAAACGCGTCGAGTCCATGGGCATGGAAGACAAGATATTCCGCGTTCTTGTTCCAATGGAAGAAGAAGTGGTGAACAAAGACGGTAAGAAGAAGACTGTCATGCGTAAAGTTTACCCCGGTTACGTCTTGGTGGAAATGATCCAAACCGACGATTCTTGGTATGTTGTTCGCAACACGCCGGGAGTCACCGGGTTCGTCGGCTCTACGGGTTCCGGTTCCAAGCCAACGCCGTTGCTCCCTGAAGAAGTGGATCAGATTCTGGCGCATATGGGCATGGAGGAACCAAAGCCGGTCATCGAATTTGAGCTCAAGGAAAATGTGCGCATCAAAGTTGGTCCATTTGCCAATTTTGTAGGCTCAATTGAGGAAATTCTGACCGACAAGAGCAAGGTTAAGGTTCACGTCAACATGTTTGGACGAGAAACCCCGCTTGAGCTGGATTACTCTCAGGTGGAGAAGATATAA
- a CDS encoding class I SAM-dependent methyltransferase gives MADHYYASQPTAAHNRKTWDTVLRGQSYRFVSDAGVFAKGGVDFGSRTLIEAMDIPEDAEVLDVGCGYGPIGLAAARLATKGHVTMIDVNSRAVELAKENAAANGVNNVTVLESDLFSAIENRKFDVVLTNPPIRAGKATVHAIFEGAYERLRSGGSLWVVIQKKQGAPSAKEKLESLFSRVVEVTKDKGYRIYRAVKDEG, from the coding sequence ATGGCGGATCACTACTACGCAAGCCAACCGACTGCGGCGCATAATCGGAAAACCTGGGATACAGTGTTGCGGGGGCAAAGCTACCGCTTCGTCAGCGATGCCGGCGTTTTTGCTAAGGGAGGCGTTGACTTCGGCAGTCGTACCTTAATTGAAGCCATGGATATTCCAGAGGATGCGGAGGTACTGGATGTAGGCTGCGGATATGGACCGATCGGACTGGCAGCGGCGAGGCTGGCGACCAAGGGTCATGTGACGATGATCGATGTGAACTCCCGGGCTGTTGAATTAGCGAAAGAGAATGCTGCTGCGAACGGTGTGAACAACGTCACCGTGTTGGAAAGCGATTTGTTCTCGGCGATAGAGAATCGGAAGTTCGACGTGGTGTTGACCAATCCGCCGATTCGGGCTGGTAAAGCTACGGTGCATGCCATTTTTGAAGGTGCCTATGAACGGTTGCGTTCTGGAGGATCGTTATGGGTGGTTATTCAGAAGAAACAAGGGGCGCCGTCGGCGAAGGAGAAGTTGGAGTCGCTGTTTTCCCGAGTGGTGGAAGTGACCAAGGACAAGGGGTACCGCATTTATCGGGCGGTTAAAGACGAAGGTTGA
- the rpoC gene encoding DNA-directed RNA polymerase subunit beta', with amino-acid sequence MLDVNNFEFMKIGLASPDKIRSWSRGEVKKPETINYRTLKPEKEGLFCEKIFGPTKDWECHCGKYKRVRYKGVVCDRCGVEVTRAKVRRERMGHIELAAPVSHIWYFKGIPSRMGLALDMSPRSLEEIIYFASYVVTDPGETPLEKKQLLSEKEYRSYREKYGYGFQAGMGAEAVKKLLQDLDIDKELEFLKEELRTAQGQRRNRAIKRLEVIEAFKSSGNQPEWMILDVLPVIPPELRPMVQLDGGRFATSDLNDLYRRVINRNNRLKRLLDLGAPDIIVQNEKRMLQEAVDALIDNGRRGRPVTGPGNRPLKSLSHMLKGKQGRFRQNLLGKRVDYSGRSVIVVGPYLKMYQCGLPKEMALELFKPFVMKELVNKGLAHNIKSAKRKVERVSPEVWDVLEEVIKEHPVLLNRAPTLHRLGIQAFEPILVEGRAIRLHPLVCTAYNADFDGDQMAVHVPLSAEAQAEARILMLASGNILNPKDGKPVVTPSQDMVLGSYYLTMDNKEAKGTGMILSSVNEAVSAYQRGTASLHARVAIPAKALGKTSFTEAQQNALLITTVGKIIFNEIFPASFPYINEPTRANLFQGTPDHYFIYEKGANVVERIMAAPQPGGVGKEYLGEIIGRCFEIYQTTETSVILDRIKQTGFTYSTRAGVSIAVADVIVPKEKQEILRESEEKVRVVTNQYRRGLITNEERYDRVIDIWSKCKDQITDILMKSMDRYNSIMMMVDSKARGNKSQITQLGGMRGLMANPAGRIIELPIKSNFREGLTVLEYFISTHGARKGLADTALRTADSGYLTRRLVDVAQDVIVREEDCGTDKGFTVGVIQDGKEVIENLYDRIEGRYSFETVRHPETGEIIIHRNELIDSDKAHEIVNAGITKLQIRSVLSCRARHGVCKKCYGRNLATGKHVEIGEAVGIIAAQSIGEPGTQLTMRTFHTGGVAGDDITQGLPRIQELFEARNPKGQATISEIDGVIKEIREAKDRREIEVQGEAETKVYSVTYGSRLRVSEGDEIEAGDELTDGSIDPKEILRIKGIRGVQNYILQEVQRVYRNQGVEINDKHVEVMIRQMLRKIRIVDAGDTPLLPGSFVDLHEYETANKEAILSGKEPAVAKPVLLGITKASLETDSFLSAASFQETTRVLTDAAIKGKVDKLLGLKENVIIGKLIPAGTGMSRYRNIQFEEPEQDEVTEESLEPVSIE; translated from the coding sequence TTGTTGGACGTCAACAACTTCGAGTTTATGAAAATTGGGCTTGCTTCCCCAGATAAAATTCGTTCTTGGTCCCGCGGAGAAGTAAAGAAACCGGAAACGATCAACTACCGCACGTTGAAGCCAGAGAAGGAAGGGCTGTTCTGCGAAAAGATTTTTGGCCCGACCAAAGACTGGGAATGTCATTGCGGTAAATATAAACGCGTTCGATACAAAGGCGTTGTCTGCGATCGCTGCGGCGTTGAGGTCACTCGCGCGAAAGTGCGCCGCGAACGGATGGGGCATATCGAGTTGGCAGCTCCGGTATCTCACATTTGGTACTTCAAAGGGATCCCGAGCCGGATGGGCCTTGCGCTCGACATGTCTCCGCGTTCCCTGGAAGAGATCATTTATTTTGCATCTTATGTCGTAACCGATCCAGGCGAAACGCCGCTGGAGAAAAAGCAGCTTTTGTCCGAGAAAGAATACCGCAGCTACCGTGAGAAATACGGATATGGATTCCAAGCCGGCATGGGTGCGGAAGCTGTGAAGAAGCTGCTTCAGGATCTCGACATCGACAAAGAGCTGGAATTCCTGAAAGAAGAATTGCGCACGGCTCAAGGCCAACGCCGCAACCGTGCGATCAAACGTTTGGAAGTCATCGAAGCGTTCAAAAGCTCCGGCAACCAGCCGGAGTGGATGATCCTCGACGTGCTTCCGGTCATTCCGCCGGAGCTGCGTCCGATGGTTCAACTCGATGGCGGCCGTTTTGCGACGTCCGACTTGAACGATCTGTACCGCCGCGTCATCAACCGGAACAACCGGTTGAAACGTCTGCTTGACCTTGGCGCGCCGGACATCATCGTACAGAACGAGAAACGGATGCTGCAAGAAGCCGTTGACGCCTTGATCGACAACGGTCGCCGCGGCCGTCCTGTTACGGGTCCGGGCAACCGTCCGTTGAAATCTTTGAGCCACATGCTCAAAGGGAAACAAGGTCGTTTCCGGCAGAACCTGCTCGGTAAACGGGTTGACTACTCCGGTCGTTCTGTTATCGTCGTAGGTCCGTACTTGAAAATGTACCAATGCGGTTTGCCGAAAGAAATGGCGCTGGAGCTGTTCAAGCCTTTCGTCATGAAAGAGTTGGTGAACAAAGGTCTGGCACATAACATTAAGAGTGCAAAACGCAAAGTAGAACGCGTGAGTCCGGAAGTTTGGGACGTGCTCGAGGAAGTTATTAAAGAGCATCCGGTTCTGTTGAACCGTGCTCCTACGCTTCACCGTCTCGGGATCCAGGCGTTCGAACCGATCCTGGTGGAAGGCCGCGCTATCCGTCTGCATCCGCTCGTATGTACGGCGTACAACGCTGACTTCGACGGTGACCAGATGGCCGTGCACGTACCGTTGTCCGCGGAAGCTCAGGCGGAAGCCCGCATCCTGATGCTGGCGTCCGGTAACATCCTGAACCCGAAAGACGGTAAACCGGTCGTTACGCCTTCGCAGGATATGGTCCTCGGCTCCTACTATCTGACCATGGATAACAAGGAAGCCAAAGGTACCGGTATGATCCTGTCTTCGGTTAATGAAGCCGTATCGGCTTATCAACGCGGCACCGCTTCGTTGCATGCACGGGTAGCCATTCCGGCGAAAGCGCTGGGCAAAACCAGCTTTACGGAAGCACAGCAAAACGCTTTGCTGATTACGACCGTTGGTAAAATTATTTTCAACGAGATTTTCCCGGCCAGCTTCCCATATATTAATGAACCAACACGTGCGAACCTGTTCCAAGGCACTCCGGATCATTACTTTATTTATGAGAAGGGCGCCAATGTTGTGGAACGGATCATGGCTGCACCGCAACCAGGCGGTGTGGGCAAAGAATACCTCGGCGAAATCATCGGCCGCTGCTTCGAAATCTACCAAACGACGGAAACCTCCGTTATTCTGGACAGAATCAAGCAAACCGGCTTTACTTACTCCACGCGTGCCGGCGTAAGTATTGCGGTGGCGGACGTTATTGTTCCGAAGGAAAAGCAAGAAATCCTTCGCGAATCCGAGGAGAAGGTACGGGTTGTTACCAACCAATACCGCCGCGGTCTGATCACCAACGAAGAGCGTTACGACCGCGTTATCGATATCTGGTCCAAGTGTAAGGATCAAATTACCGACATCCTGATGAAGTCGATGGATCGCTACAATTCCATCATGATGATGGTCGACTCTAAAGCGCGGGGTAACAAATCGCAGATCACCCAGCTGGGCGGTATGCGCGGCCTGATGGCGAACCCGGCGGGCCGGATCATCGAATTGCCGATCAAATCGAACTTCCGCGAAGGCCTCACGGTCTTGGAATACTTTATTTCGACGCACGGTGCCCGGAAAGGTCTGGCGGATACCGCGTTGCGGACTGCGGACTCCGGTTACTTGACCCGTCGTCTCGTCGACGTGGCGCAAGACGTCATCGTACGCGAAGAGGATTGCGGTACGGATAAAGGCTTTACCGTTGGCGTTATCCAAGACGGTAAAGAAGTGATCGAAAATCTGTACGACCGGATTGAAGGCCGTTACTCGTTCGAAACGGTGCGCCATCCGGAAACCGGCGAGATCATCATTCACCGGAACGAGCTGATCGATTCCGACAAAGCGCATGAAATCGTCAACGCGGGAATTACGAAGCTGCAAATCCGCTCCGTGCTCAGCTGCCGCGCTCGTCACGGCGTGTGCAAGAAGTGCTACGGACGTAACCTGGCTACTGGGAAACACGTGGAGATCGGGGAAGCTGTCGGCATCATCGCGGCTCAATCGATCGGTGAACCAGGGACCCAGCTCACCATGCGTACGTTCCATACCGGGGGCGTTGCGGGTGACGATATTACCCAAGGTCTTCCGCGGATTCAGGAGCTGTTCGAAGCTCGGAATCCGAAAGGTCAAGCAACGATCAGTGAGATTGACGGCGTGATCAAAGAAATCCGCGAAGCGAAGGACCGTCGCGAAATCGAGGTTCAAGGCGAAGCGGAAACGAAAGTATACTCCGTTACTTACGGTTCTCGTCTGCGCGTCAGCGAAGGCGACGAGATCGAGGCCGGCGACGAACTGACGGATGGTTCCATCGACCCGAAAGAAATTTTGCGCATCAAAGGGATTCGCGGCGTACAGAACTATATTTTGCAGGAAGTACAACGCGTATACCGGAACCAAGGCGTAGAAATCAACGACAAGCACGTTGAGGTTATGATTCGTCAAATGCTGCGCAAGATCCGGATCGTGGATGCCGGCGATACACCGCTTCTGCCAGGGTCTTTCGTCGACTTGCATGAGTATGAAACTGCCAACAAAGAAGCGATTCTGTCTGGCAAAGAGCCGGCAGTGGCTAAACCGGTCCTGCTCGGGATTACGAAAGCGTCGCTGGAAACCGACTCCTTCTTGTCCGCCGCTTCCTTCCAGGAAACAACGCGGGTGCTTACCGACGCTGCGATCAAAGGCAAAGTCGACAAGCTGCTCGGCTTGAAAGAGAATGTCATCATCGGTAAGCTGATTCCGGCCGGTACCGGCATGAGTCGCT
- the rplL gene encoding 50S ribosomal protein L7/L12: MSKEAILEAIKGMTVLELNDLVKAIEEEFGVTAAAPVVVAGGGAAGGGAAEEQSEFDVILTNAGASKINVIKVVREITGLGLKEAKDLVDNAPKPLKEKVGKEEADSIKAKLEEAGATVELK; encoded by the coding sequence ATGAGTAAAGAAGCAATCTTGGAAGCAATCAAAGGTATGACCGTTCTTGAACTGAACGATCTCGTTAAAGCAATCGAAGAAGAATTCGGCGTAACTGCAGCAGCTCCGGTTGTTGTAGCTGGCGGCGGTGCAGCTGGCGGCGGCGCAGCTGAAGAACAATCCGAATTCGACGTAATCCTGACTAACGCTGGTGCTTCCAAAATCAACGTTATCAAAGTGGTTCGCGAAATCACTGGCCTCGGCTTGAAAGAAGCCAAAGACCTGGTTGACAACGCTCCAAAACCGCTGAAAGAAAAAGTAGGCAAAGAAGAAGCAGACAGCATCAAAGCAAAACTGGAAGAAGCAGGCGCAACTGTAGAACTGAAGTAG
- the secE gene encoding preprotein translocase subunit SecE: MKRSFKSLFSFFSESWAELKKVRWPNRKELTNYTLIVLGTITVVAIYFWVLDIGISAVIEAII, from the coding sequence ATGAAACGTAGTTTCAAGTCGTTGTTTTCTTTTTTCTCTGAGAGCTGGGCTGAGCTTAAAAAGGTTCGCTGGCCTAATCGTAAAGAGCTGACTAATTATACGCTGATTGTGCTCGGTACAATTACCGTTGTCGCGATTTATTTTTGGGTTCTGGACATCGGCATTTCTGCTGTGATCGAAGCGATAATTTAA